The following are from one region of the Stigmatella ashevillena genome:
- a CDS encoding tannase/feruloyl esterase family alpha/beta hydrolase, translating to MISATNLVVATGTVPEYCNVIAKIPPQLNFEARLPSQWNGKLHYNGGGGFSGMMTPPSVEALSKGFADVGSDAGHSADPFTAGWAMNDQVALVNFAFASVPTVTNATREILKVRYGKDADRSYFEGCSNGGREALMMAQRYPAQFDGIISRAPAYNFTGLLLAFNRTAKALAAPGGAFTSGKVATLASAVRTACDAQDGIVDGVVSNPQACTFNPATLRCAGGADTGDACLSDAQLAVVQSWTTDFSLSTGNFLNTGWALSGNEDGPVAWSAWVTGANNDPSTAVQFSFQLGLVRFMLNKDPALNTLTYDPNANPGAVLSLSALLDAADPELTPFRARAGKLILWHGENDSAISYRGTVRYYTQAVNAAGGQANADPFLKLYLAPGVDHCAGGPGADTVDLLSALDAWVTVGTAPGDLTAIKADESGKTVLSRPLCRYPNYPRYKGSGDVNAASSFMCTAP from the coding sequence ATGATCAGCGCCACGAACCTCGTCGTCGCCACAGGCACCGTGCCCGAGTATTGCAATGTGATCGCGAAGATCCCGCCGCAGTTGAACTTCGAGGCGCGCTTGCCGTCCCAGTGGAATGGCAAGCTGCACTACAACGGGGGGGGCGGTTTCAGCGGCATGATGACCCCTCCCAGTGTGGAGGCGCTCTCCAAGGGGTTCGCGGACGTGGGGAGTGACGCCGGGCATTCCGCCGACCCCTTCACCGCCGGCTGGGCGATGAACGACCAGGTCGCACTGGTGAACTTCGCGTTCGCCTCGGTCCCCACCGTCACGAATGCAACACGCGAGATTCTGAAGGTGCGCTACGGAAAGGACGCCGACCGGTCGTACTTCGAGGGATGCTCAAACGGTGGCCGTGAAGCGCTGATGATGGCGCAGCGATACCCCGCTCAGTTCGACGGCATCATCTCGCGGGCGCCCGCCTACAATTTCACCGGCTTGCTGCTGGCGTTCAACCGCACCGCCAAAGCCCTTGCTGCACCCGGCGGGGCATTCACCTCGGGCAAGGTCGCCACGCTGGCCAGCGCCGTGCGTACCGCCTGTGACGCGCAGGATGGCATCGTGGACGGCGTGGTCTCGAATCCGCAAGCCTGCACCTTCAATCCTGCGACGCTGCGTTGCGCGGGAGGCGCGGATACCGGCGATGCCTGCCTGTCCGACGCACAGCTCGCAGTCGTCCAGTCCTGGACCACCGACTTCTCGCTCTCGACCGGCAATTTCCTCAATACGGGATGGGCCCTGAGCGGCAACGAGGACGGTCCGGTTGCCTGGTCCGCCTGGGTGACAGGCGCCAACAACGATCCCAGCACCGCAGTGCAGTTCAGCTTTCAGCTGGGCTTGGTGCGATTCATGCTCAACAAGGATCCAGCGCTCAACACGCTGACCTACGACCCGAATGCCAATCCCGGTGCCGTGCTGAGCTTGTCGGCGCTGTTGGATGCGGCCGATCCGGAGCTCACCCCGTTCCGCGCCCGCGCTGGCAAGCTGATCCTCTGGCATGGAGAGAACGACTCCGCGATCAGCTATCGCGGCACGGTCCGGTACTACACGCAGGCGGTGAATGCCGCGGGAGGCCAGGCGAACGCCGACCCGTTCCTGAAGTTGTACCTTGCACCGGGCGTGGACCATTGCGCGGGAGGCCCAGGCGCGGACACCGTCGACCTGTTGTCGGCACTGGATGCGTGGGTGACGGTTGGCACAGCGCCTGGCGACCTGACGGCGATCAAGGCGGATGAAAGCGGAAAGACAGTCCTGAGCCGTCCGCTGTGCCGCTACCCGAACTACCCGCGGTACAAGGGCAGCGGCGATGTGAACGCGGCCTCGAGCTTCATGTGTACCGCGCCTTGA